One Xyrauchen texanus isolate HMW12.3.18 chromosome 46, RBS_HiC_50CHRs, whole genome shotgun sequence DNA segment encodes these proteins:
- the LOC127638399 gene encoding aryl hydrocarbon receptor nuclear translocator-like protein 1, protein MADQRMDISSTMNEFMSQSSADLISSSIGTTGMDYTRKRKGSTTEYQIDGFSFDDSMDIDKDKTLARDDHPGRIKNAREAHSQIEKRRRDKMNSFIDELASLVPTCNAMSRKLDKLTVLRMAVQHMKTLRGATNPYTEANYKPAFLSDDELKHLILRAADGFLFVVGCDRGKILFVSESVYKILNYTQNDLIGQSLFDYLHPKDIAKVKEQLSSSDTAPRERLIDAKTGLPVKTDITPGPSRLCSGARRSFFCRMKCNRPSVKMEDKDFPSTCSKKKADRKSFCTIHSTGYLKSWPPTKMGLDEDNEPDNEGCNLSCLVAIGRLHPHIVHQPMNGDIRVKPTEYVSRHTIDGKFVFVDQRATAILAYLPQELLGTSFYEYFHQDDIGHLAECHRQVLQMREKINTNCYKFKIKDGSFITLRSRWFSFMNPWTKEVEYIVSTNTVVSGSMLEGADYSQSASSPQSMDSVLTSGDGIGKRAFQTVPGLPGGTRAGAGKIGRMIAEEVMEIQRIRGSSPSSCGSSPLNITATPPPDTCSPGGKKIQNGGTPDLPSAGIVPGPDSIGYPYSNNSIMSDNSHLGIDIMEEPGSSSPSNDEAAMAVIMSLLEADAGLGGPVDFSDLPWPL, encoded by the exons ATGGCAGACCAAAGAATGGACATTTCCTCCACAATGAATGAGTTCATGTCCCAGAGCTCTGCGGACCTCATCAGCAGTTCTATTGGCACCACGGGCATGGACTACACCCGCAAGAGGAAGGGCAGCACCACTGAATACCA AATTGATGGTTTTTCATTTGA CGATAGCATGGACATTGACAAAGATAAGACACTCGCAAG GGATGACCATCCGGGCCGGATAAAAAATGCCAG GGAGGCTCACAGTCAGATAGAGAAGAGACGCAGAGATAAGATGAACAGTTTTATAGATGAGTTAGCATCATTAGTCCCTACTTGCAATGCCATGTCTCGAAAGCTGGACAAACTCACTGTACTGCGCATGGCTGTCCAACACATGAAAACGTTAAGAG GAGCCACTAACCCATACACAGAAGCAAACTATAAACCAGCATTCTTGTCTGATGATGAATTAAAGCATTTGATATTGAGG GCTGCCGATGGCTTTCTCTTTGTAGTTGGTTGTGATCGTGGAAAGATACTTTTTGTCTCAGAGTCTGTTTACAAAATTCTCAATTACACTCAG AATGATCTGATTGGCCAGAGTTTGTTCGACTATCTGCATCCGAAAGACATTGCCAAAGTGAAAGAGCAGCTGTCATCATCGGATACAGCACCACGGGAACGACTCATTGAtgccaaaa CTGGTCTACCAGTGAAGACTGACATCACTCCAGGGCCCTCGAGGCTTTGTTCAGGGGCCCGTCGGTCCTTTTTCTGCAGAATGAAATGTAACCGGCCCTCTGTCAAAATGGAGGACAAGGACTTCCCCTCAACTTGTTCTAAAAAGAAAG ctgACCGCAAGAGTTTCTGCACTATCCATAGCACTGGCTACCTGAAAAGCTGGCCACCCACCAAGATGGGTTTGGATGAGGATAACGAACCCGATAACGAGGGCTGCAACCTCAGTTGTCTGGTGGCTATCGGCCGTCTGCATCCACATATCGTCCACCAGCCCATGAACGGCGACATCCGCGTTAAACCCACAGAATACGTGTCACGCCACACCATTGACGGCAAGTTTGTTTTCGTGGATCAGAG GGCGACAGCCATCCTGGCGTACTTGCCCCAGGAGCTTCTAGGAACGTCGTTTTATGAGTATTTTCATCAGGATGACATTGGACACCTCGCTGAGTGCCACAGACAAG TGCTACAAATGAGAGAAAAGATCAACACAAACTGTTACAAGTTCAAGATAAAGGACGGCTCTTTCATTACTCTGAGAAGCCGCTGGTTCAGCTTCATGAATCCCTGGACCAAAGAGGTGGAATATATAGTCTCTACAAACACTGTGGTTTC GGGCAGTATGCTTGAAGGAGCAGATTATTCACAATCAGCCTCCTCCCCCCAGAGCATGGACAGTGTTCTAACATCAGGAGACG GTATAGGGAAGCGTGCTTTTCAGACTGTTCCTGGTCTGCCAGGAGGCACTAGAGCGGGAGCTGGAAAGATTGGACGCATGATCGCAGAGGAAGTCATGGAGATTCAGAG GATTCGAGGCTCCTCCCCCTCCAGCTGTGGCTCCAGTCCTTTGAATATCACTGCCACTCCTCCACCTGACACCTGCTCTCCAGGGGGCAAGAAG attcagaatggtGGGACTCCAGATCTGCCTTCAGCGGGAATTGTGCCTGGGCCTGACTCAATAGGATACCCATATTCAAATAATTCAATAATGA GTGATAACTCCCATCTTGGTATTGACATCATGGAAGAACCCGGATCCAGCAGCCCCAGCAATGACGAGGCAGCCATGGCCGTTATCATGAGCCTCCTTGAAGCTGATGCTGGTCTGGGCGGACCTGTAGATTTCAGCGACCTACCCTGGCCTTTGTGA
- the LOC127638400 gene encoding E3 SUMO-protein ligase ZBED1-like, translating into MVPIYTVEKPGFINMLKVVDPRYVLPSRKYFAEVALPRLYNSTRDKIARELEGVSFYSATTDLWSSRTMQPYMSLTVHYIDDWTLRSVCLQTAYFPDDHTGEIIAQGLKDALTSWNLDEERLICMTTDSGTNILKALRDNEWPNLQCFGHKLHNAIENGVKDPRIDRAIGVCKKAVAAFSYSWKKRREMGEVQAELGLPSYQLVTESQTRWG; encoded by the exons ATGGTGCCCATATACACTGTGGAAAAGCCGGGGTTTATTAACATGCTTAAAGTTGTCGACCCCAGGTATGTGCTACCAAGCCGCAAATATTTTGCCGAAGTTGCCTTGCCTCGCCTGTACAACAGTACTCGTGATAAGATCGCTAGAGAGCTGGAGGGTGTGTCGTTTTACTCTGCCACAACGGACCTGTGGTCCAGTCGAACGATGCAGCCCTATATGAGTTTGACTGTGCATTATATTGACGACTGGACTCTGCGAAGCGTCTGCCTTCAAACAGCGTACTTTCCCGATGACCATACAGGTGAAATAATTGCGCAGGGGCTAAAAGATGCTTTGACTTCATGGAACCTTGATGAAGAACGACTCATCTGTATGACAACAGACAGCGGCACCAACATATTAAAAGCTCTGAGAGACAATGAGTGGCCCAACCTCCAGTGCTTTGGACATAAACTGCACAACGCTATAG agaatggtgtgaaAGACCCACGAATCGATCGTGCCATTGGGGTTTGTAAAAAGGCGGTTGCTGCCTTTTCCTATAGTtggaaaaaaagaagagagatgGGTGAAGTACAGGCTGAGCTTGGTCTACCCAGTTATCAGCTGGTAACGGAGTCCCAAACCAGATGGGGTTGA
- the LOC127638624 gene encoding BTB/POZ domain-containing protein 10-like isoform X3 codes for MNLHGASGGGNLDHTRERRRSGDRSRDSSHERGEGQLTPCIRNVTSPIRQNLSDRERDSGCSSRSTSPRQQKACTSSLFYGDPHGKTYISSDMIYVCEKESPRSLRTTERVTLIVDNTRFVVDPSIFTAQPNTMLGRMFGSGREHNFTRPNEMGEYEVAEGISSTVFRAILDYYKSGIIRCPDGIFIPELREACDYLCIAFDYSTIKCRDLSALMHELSNDGARRQFEFYLEEMVLPLMVASAQSGERECHVVVLTDDDVVDWDEEYPPQMGEEYSQIIYSTKLYRFFKYIENRDVAKSVLKERGLKKIRLGIEGYPTYKEKVKKRPGGRPEVIYNYVQRPFIRMSWEKEEGKSRHVDFQCVKSKSITNLAAAAADIPQDQLVVMHPGPQVDELDILPNHHPQPSHHYDPDPDAPSPVI; via the exons ATGAATCTGCATGGAGCCAGTGGAGGAGGAAACCTGGATCACACCAGGGAGCGACGACGGTCTGGAGATCGCTCCAGGGACTCTTCACATGAGAGGGGTGAAGGACAGCTGACCCCTTGCATCAGGAACGTCACTTCGCCCATACGCCAGAATCTCAGTG ATCGTGAACGGGATTCTGGTTGCTCATCACGCTCCACGAGTCCCAGACAACAGAAAGCATGCACCTCCAGCTTGTTCTATGGTGACCCCCATGGTAAAACCTATATCTCATCTGACATGATCTATGTGTGTGAAAAGGAGAGCCCTCGTAGTTTGAGGACTACCGAAAGAGTTACTCTGATTGTGGATAACACACGTTTTGTGGTCGACCCATCTATCTTCACTGCCCAACCCAACACCATGCTTGGCAG gaTGTTCGGATCTGGAAGGGAACACAACTTCACACGTCCTAATGAAATGGGCGAGTATGAGGTTGCAGAGGGAATCAGCTCCACTGTGTTTAGAGCCATTTTG GATTATTACAAATCAGGGATAATCCGCTGCCCTGATGGGATCTTCATCCCGGAGCTGAGAGAGGCATGTGACTACCTTTGCATTGCCTTTGACTACAGCACCATCAAGTGCAGAGACCTCA GTGCACTCATGCACGAGCTGTCTAACGATGGCGCCCGGCGGCAGTTTGAGTTTTAtctggaggagatggtcctgcCTTTGATGGTGGCGAGCGCTCAGAGCGGAGAGAGGGAGTGTCATGTGGTGGTGCTGACCGACGATGATGTGGTGGATTGGGATGAAGAATATCCACCGCAGATGGGAGAGGAATACTCACAAA TTATATACAGCACAAAACTATACCGGTTCTTCAAATACATTGAAAACCGAGACGTTGCCAAGTCAGTTCTGAAGGAGAGAGGACTGAAGAAAATTCGATTAGGCATTGAAG GATACCCCACTTATAAAGAAAAGGTAAAGAAGCGACCTGGTGGGCGTCCTGAAGTAATTTATAACTATGTCCAGAGACCCTTCATTCGAATGTCCTGGGAGAAAGAGGAAGGTAAAAGCCGACATGTGGACTTCCAGTGTGTGAAAAGCAAGTCCATCACCAACCTCGCCGCAGCCGCTGCAGACATTCCTCAGGACCAGCTCGTGGTCATGCACCCTGGGCCTCAGGTGGATGAATTGGACATACTCCCTAACCACCACCCCCAACCCAGCCATCATTACGACCCTGATCCTGATGCCCCGTCCCCGGTCATCTGA
- the LOC127638624 gene encoding BTB/POZ domain-containing protein 10-like isoform X1, whose amino-acid sequence MPEDAKSAGKPSLSEGARVLCAFIPQLLSCCFVFNLKPRETGSGQPRRAQQEEELVKMNLHGASGGGNLDHTRERRRSGDRSRDSSHERGEGQLTPCIRNVTSPIRQNLSDRERDSGCSSRSTSPRQQKACTSSLFYGDPHGKTYISSDMIYVCEKESPRSLRTTERVTLIVDNTRFVVDPSIFTAQPNTMLGRMFGSGREHNFTRPNEMGEYEVAEGISSTVFRAILDYYKSGIIRCPDGIFIPELREACDYLCIAFDYSTIKCRDLSALMHELSNDGARRQFEFYLEEMVLPLMVASAQSGERECHVVVLTDDDVVDWDEEYPPQMGEEYSQIIYSTKLYRFFKYIENRDVAKSVLKERGLKKIRLGIEGYPTYKEKVKKRPGGRPEVIYNYVQRPFIRMSWEKEEGKSRHVDFQCVKSKSITNLAAAAADIPQDQLVVMHPGPQVDELDILPNHHPQPSHHYDPDPDAPSPVI is encoded by the exons TGGTCAGCCACGTAGAGCTCAGCAGGAGGAAGAGTTGGTGAAAATGAATCTGCATGGAGCCAGTGGAGGAGGAAACCTGGATCACACCAGGGAGCGACGACGGTCTGGAGATCGCTCCAGGGACTCTTCACATGAGAGGGGTGAAGGACAGCTGACCCCTTGCATCAGGAACGTCACTTCGCCCATACGCCAGAATCTCAGTG ATCGTGAACGGGATTCTGGTTGCTCATCACGCTCCACGAGTCCCAGACAACAGAAAGCATGCACCTCCAGCTTGTTCTATGGTGACCCCCATGGTAAAACCTATATCTCATCTGACATGATCTATGTGTGTGAAAAGGAGAGCCCTCGTAGTTTGAGGACTACCGAAAGAGTTACTCTGATTGTGGATAACACACGTTTTGTGGTCGACCCATCTATCTTCACTGCCCAACCCAACACCATGCTTGGCAG gaTGTTCGGATCTGGAAGGGAACACAACTTCACACGTCCTAATGAAATGGGCGAGTATGAGGTTGCAGAGGGAATCAGCTCCACTGTGTTTAGAGCCATTTTG GATTATTACAAATCAGGGATAATCCGCTGCCCTGATGGGATCTTCATCCCGGAGCTGAGAGAGGCATGTGACTACCTTTGCATTGCCTTTGACTACAGCACCATCAAGTGCAGAGACCTCA GTGCACTCATGCACGAGCTGTCTAACGATGGCGCCCGGCGGCAGTTTGAGTTTTAtctggaggagatggtcctgcCTTTGATGGTGGCGAGCGCTCAGAGCGGAGAGAGGGAGTGTCATGTGGTGGTGCTGACCGACGATGATGTGGTGGATTGGGATGAAGAATATCCACCGCAGATGGGAGAGGAATACTCACAAA TTATATACAGCACAAAACTATACCGGTTCTTCAAATACATTGAAAACCGAGACGTTGCCAAGTCAGTTCTGAAGGAGAGAGGACTGAAGAAAATTCGATTAGGCATTGAAG GATACCCCACTTATAAAGAAAAGGTAAAGAAGCGACCTGGTGGGCGTCCTGAAGTAATTTATAACTATGTCCAGAGACCCTTCATTCGAATGTCCTGGGAGAAAGAGGAAGGTAAAAGCCGACATGTGGACTTCCAGTGTGTGAAAAGCAAGTCCATCACCAACCTCGCCGCAGCCGCTGCAGACATTCCTCAGGACCAGCTCGTGGTCATGCACCCTGGGCCTCAGGTGGATGAATTGGACATACTCCCTAACCACCACCCCCAACCCAGCCATCATTACGACCCTGATCCTGATGCCCCGTCCCCGGTCATCTGA
- the LOC127638624 gene encoding BTB/POZ domain-containing protein 10-like isoform X2 encodes MASRPISYDSHLSDSENWDHRTTCRSRRICKPSSGQPRRAQQEEELVKMNLHGASGGGNLDHTRERRRSGDRSRDSSHERGEGQLTPCIRNVTSPIRQNLSDRERDSGCSSRSTSPRQQKACTSSLFYGDPHGKTYISSDMIYVCEKESPRSLRTTERVTLIVDNTRFVVDPSIFTAQPNTMLGRMFGSGREHNFTRPNEMGEYEVAEGISSTVFRAILDYYKSGIIRCPDGIFIPELREACDYLCIAFDYSTIKCRDLSALMHELSNDGARRQFEFYLEEMVLPLMVASAQSGERECHVVVLTDDDVVDWDEEYPPQMGEEYSQIIYSTKLYRFFKYIENRDVAKSVLKERGLKKIRLGIEGYPTYKEKVKKRPGGRPEVIYNYVQRPFIRMSWEKEEGKSRHVDFQCVKSKSITNLAAAAADIPQDQLVVMHPGPQVDELDILPNHHPQPSHHYDPDPDAPSPVI; translated from the exons TGGTCAGCCACGTAGAGCTCAGCAGGAGGAAGAGTTGGTGAAAATGAATCTGCATGGAGCCAGTGGAGGAGGAAACCTGGATCACACCAGGGAGCGACGACGGTCTGGAGATCGCTCCAGGGACTCTTCACATGAGAGGGGTGAAGGACAGCTGACCCCTTGCATCAGGAACGTCACTTCGCCCATACGCCAGAATCTCAGTG ATCGTGAACGGGATTCTGGTTGCTCATCACGCTCCACGAGTCCCAGACAACAGAAAGCATGCACCTCCAGCTTGTTCTATGGTGACCCCCATGGTAAAACCTATATCTCATCTGACATGATCTATGTGTGTGAAAAGGAGAGCCCTCGTAGTTTGAGGACTACCGAAAGAGTTACTCTGATTGTGGATAACACACGTTTTGTGGTCGACCCATCTATCTTCACTGCCCAACCCAACACCATGCTTGGCAG gaTGTTCGGATCTGGAAGGGAACACAACTTCACACGTCCTAATGAAATGGGCGAGTATGAGGTTGCAGAGGGAATCAGCTCCACTGTGTTTAGAGCCATTTTG GATTATTACAAATCAGGGATAATCCGCTGCCCTGATGGGATCTTCATCCCGGAGCTGAGAGAGGCATGTGACTACCTTTGCATTGCCTTTGACTACAGCACCATCAAGTGCAGAGACCTCA GTGCACTCATGCACGAGCTGTCTAACGATGGCGCCCGGCGGCAGTTTGAGTTTTAtctggaggagatggtcctgcCTTTGATGGTGGCGAGCGCTCAGAGCGGAGAGAGGGAGTGTCATGTGGTGGTGCTGACCGACGATGATGTGGTGGATTGGGATGAAGAATATCCACCGCAGATGGGAGAGGAATACTCACAAA TTATATACAGCACAAAACTATACCGGTTCTTCAAATACATTGAAAACCGAGACGTTGCCAAGTCAGTTCTGAAGGAGAGAGGACTGAAGAAAATTCGATTAGGCATTGAAG GATACCCCACTTATAAAGAAAAGGTAAAGAAGCGACCTGGTGGGCGTCCTGAAGTAATTTATAACTATGTCCAGAGACCCTTCATTCGAATGTCCTGGGAGAAAGAGGAAGGTAAAAGCCGACATGTGGACTTCCAGTGTGTGAAAAGCAAGTCCATCACCAACCTCGCCGCAGCCGCTGCAGACATTCCTCAGGACCAGCTCGTGGTCATGCACCCTGGGCCTCAGGTGGATGAATTGGACATACTCCCTAACCACCACCCCCAACCCAGCCATCATTACGACCCTGATCCTGATGCCCCGTCCCCGGTCATCTGA